The genomic DNA CAGACACTTACGAGCAACCCAACTTTGAGATAGAAATCCCCCACAAATAACGCAGTAAAGCGAAGCCTCAATCAGAAAACCCCTCTCCTCTTACAAGACAAAAAAATAGCACTTAGATCGTTATAATCTAAGTGCTACTTCTGAATGATAATAGTAGAGTTCTTTCTAAATTTCCATTCCATCCACTTCATAACAAGCGGCTTCAATAAAGCTCTCGTAATAGGGATCACGCAGATAAACCCTAGCACATCTGTCACATACCCAGGAAGCACCAAGAGAATACCTCCTACAAATACAAAAATACCATCTAGTACTGTCTCACCTGGCATTTCCCCTCTATTCAACTTAGATTGAATCTCTCCAAGCACTTTAAATCCTTGTCTTTTCGCCAAATACACACCTACAACACCTGTAAATACAATCATAGCGAACGTAGACCATAAACCTATTACATGACTTGATCCAATTAAGACCGTAATCTCAATCGCCGGTATTAAAATAAACAAGAATAGTAACCACTTCATAGTTCTACACCCCTCTCACAACTCACTTTTAACACCCTCACAACGCCTATATACATCATACGAAATATAGATACCCTTTCATACTAAAACTCATAACAAACCGCTTTTAAAAGCAATTCTAGGCGCTTTAAACTAATTCTATCTCGTTTTTGTGTAAAAAAAAGAGAAGGACTCCGATCCTTCTCTCCGTATTACTTATAGCACTTCCGCATGTCCATTATAAACAATTCCGCGTGCTGCATCAACTGTTACTTCTTGGCCATTTTTTAAAGTTGCTGTTACGCCGTTTACACCAACGATAACAGGAATACCGATTGATACGCCTACAACAGCCGCATGGCTTGTTAAGCCACCTTCTTCTACAACTAAAGCAGCAGCTTTTTCGATTGCAGGAATCATATCTTTATCAGTACTTGTTGTAACAAGGATATCACCTTCGTTTACGTTCGCTACAGCTTCAGCAGCTGTTTTTGCTACAACTACTTTACCTTTTGCAGCTTTACGACCGATTCCTTGTCCTTTAGCAACTTCTTCACCAACAACGTGGATTTTCATTAAGTTTGTTGTTCCAGTTTCAGCAACTGGAACACCAGCAGTAATTACTACAGTATCTCCAAGTCCGATTAGACCTGCATCCATACCTGTTTGAATTGCTGTATCTAACATTTCGTCAGTTGAAGCTGCGCGCTTCTCAGCCATAAACGCTTGTACACCCCAAACAAGCGCAAGACGACGTCCTACTTGCTCGTCAGATGTTACAGCTACAATTGGAGATTTTGGACGGTATTTAGAGATCATTTTCGCAGTATGTCCACTTTCTGTTGGAGCTACGATTGCAGCTACATCAAGAGCAAGTGCTGTATGCGCAACAGATTGGCTAATTGCATCTGTAATTGTTGGAGTGAACTCTTTAATACGTTTTTTGAACATATCTTCGTATTGTAATGATTTTTCAACACGTACTGCAATGTTAGCCATCATTGTTACTGCTTCTACCGGATATTGACCAGCAGCTGTTTCACCTGAAAGCATGATTGCATCTGTACCATCGAAGATTGCGTTAGCTACGTCACTTGCTTCCGCACGAGTTGGACGTGGGTTACGTTGCATAGAGTCTAACATTTGTGTCGCAGTAATAACTGGTTTACCTAACACGTTACATTTTTTGATTAGACGTTTTTGTACTAATGGTACTTCTTCTGGTGGAATTTCTACACCCATATCACCACGAGCTACCATTAAACCGTCAGAAACTTCTAAGATTGAATCGATGTTGTCGATACCTTCTTGGTTTTCGATTTTCGGTACGATTTGGATGTATTGAGCACCATGCTCTTCTAATAATTCACGGATTTCTAATACGTCAGACGCTTTACGTACGAATGAAGCTGCGATGAAATCAACTTTTTGCTCGATACCGAAGATGATATCTTTTACGTCTTTTTCAGTGATACCAGGAAGCTTAATGCTTACGTTTGGTACGTTAACACCTTTTTTATTTTTTACAGTTCCGCTGTTAAGAACTTTTGTACGGATGTTTCCATCAGCTTTTTCGATTACTTCTAGTTCGATAAGACCGTCATCGATTAGAATGCGAGAACCTGGGTCTACATCGTCATAAAGACCAGCATAAGATACAGAGAACTTCTCTGCAGTACCTAATACTTGCTCAGTAGAAAGAACTACTTCTGCACCTGTTACAAGCTCAGCTTGTCCGTCTACGAAGTCGTGAGTACGGATTTCTGGACCTTTTGTATCAAGTAAGATACCAACTGTTTTACCAGTTTTCTTTGAAGCTTCACGAATGTTTTTAATACGAGCTCCGTGCTCTTCATGGCTACCATGAGAGAAGTTTAAACGAGCAACGTTCATACCTGCTTCGATTAATTGCTCTAATTTTTCAATACTTTCACTAGCAGGACCTATAGTACATACAATTTTAGTTTTACGCATATTGCACCTCCGAAAATTATGAAACCGTTCCCAAATATCTGACATTACGTCAATTAGATGGATAATTCTTTAGATAATTGATACATATCTTTATCGATTGTATGCTTTTGAGCTAACGCTTCGATAATATCATGATCAACAAGTTTGTTATCTTGAATACCTACACAACGTCCACCTTTACCAGCAATTAATAATTCAACTGCTCTTGCGCCAAGACGACTTGCTAATACACGGTCTTGTGCACTTGGTGATCCACCACGTTGTACGTGACCTAATACAGTTACACGAGTATCAAAGTTTGTTGCTTCTTCAATGTGCTTACCGATGTCAATTGCACTTCCAACACCTTCAGCTACAACGATAATACTGTGTTTTTTACCACGTTCACTACCACGCTTCAGACGAGCGATAACATCATCCATGTCATACTCTTCTTCTGGAATTAAGATTGTTTCTGCACCATCAGCTAAACCAGCCCATAATGCGATATCACCAGCGTGACGTCCCATTACTTCGATAACATATGTACGTTCATGAGATGTAGCTGTGTCACGGATTTTATCAATTGCATCAATAACAGTGTTTAAAGCTGTATCGAAACCAATTGTGAAGTCTGTTCCAGGGATATCATTGTCGATTGTACCTGGTACACCAACACACGGGAATCCTTGTTCAGTTAATTTTTTAGCGCCTTGGTAAGAACCATCTCCACCAATAACAACAAGTCCTTCGATACCATGTTTCTTTAATTGCTCGATACCTTTTAGTCGTACTTCTGGGTCTTTAAACTCAGGACATCTTGCTGTATATAATTTCGTACCACCGCGGTGGATAATATCGCCAACAGAACCAAGTTCTAATTTTTCAATGTGACCAGAAATTAATCCAGCGTATCCATGGTAAATACCATATACTTCAATATCATGGAAAATCGCTTTACGAACAACTGCACGAATGGCAGCATTCATACCAGGTGAATCTCCACCACTTGTTAATACACCAATACGTTTCATTTGTACTCACCTCATAAAGATTATTTGCCTTATAATAAAATAACACGAAAAAATATAAAAACACAATGGAGAAGATGTGTCTTTTCATAATAAAAACGTGCATTCGCGAAGAGGAACGCACGCTTTTCTTATTTTATCCCAATGGAAGCGTTTGAAAACGAAACTTGCCCAATTTTCATATATTTTTCATAACGTTTTTCGATTAATTCATCTTTCGAAATTCCGTTTAATTGTTCAAAAGTTTTTCTAATCATTAAATCTATATTTTCTGACTGTTTCGAAAGATTACGGTGAGCTCCACCTTTTGCCTCTGGAATAATTTCATCAATTACACCTAATTCTTTCAAATCTGCTGCTGTAATTTTCATTGCCTCTGCAGCTTCCTTTGCTTTTCCTGCATCTTTCCAAAGAATTGCCGCTGCACCCTCTGGTGTAATAACAGAATAAGTGGAATTTTCTAGCATATGAATGTAATCTCCCACTCCAAGGCCTAGCGCACCGCCACTACCACCTTCACCGATAACGATACAAATAACAGGTACAGTTAAACCTGCCATTTCAAATAAATTGCGGGCGATAGCTTCACTTTGACCACGTTCTTCAGCAGCTTTACCAGGATAAGCCCCTTTCGTATCAATGAAACAAATAATAGGACGATTGAACTTTTCCGCCTGCTTCATTAAGCGTAATGCTTTTCGATATCCTTCTGGATGAGGCATTCCAAAGTTACGGCGAATATTTTCTTTCGTATCTTTTCCGCGCTGATGCCCAATTACAGTTACAGGCATCCCTTTATATTTCGCAATGCCGCCGACAATCGCTGCATCATCGCCAAATAGACGATCTCCATGACATTCGAAAAAATCAGTAAATAAGTGCTCAATATAATCGAGCGTTGTCGGTCGTTCTGCATGACGAGCAATTTGAACACGGTCCCATACTTTCAGATTACCGTATATATCTTCCTCTAAATTTTCTAGCTTGTCTTCCAAAATACGAATCTCCTCACTGAAGTCCATCTGGCTGTTTTTCGTATAGTCTTTCAGTTCACGAATCTTATTTCTTAGCTCAACAACTGGTTTTTCAAATTCTAGCTCTGCCATACAGCCATTCCCCCTCCTTGATGAACTTCTAAAATCTTGCGAAGCGATTCTCTCATATCATCACGATGCACCACCGCATCTAATTGACCATGATCTAGTAAGAATTCTGCCGTTTGGAAATCTTCCGGTAGTTTCTCACGCACCGTTTGTTCAATTACACGTCTACCAGCAAATCCGATAAGTGCACCTGGTTCTGCAAGATTATAATCACCAAGTGAAGCGAAACTCGCTGAAACCCCGCCCGTCGTTGGGTGAGTCATAACAGAAATAAATAATCCTCCTGCATTACTATGCTTTTTCAAAGCTACGCTTGTTTTTGCCATTTGCATTAAACTTAATATCCCTTCTTGCATACGGGCACCACCCGAAGCAGTAAAGATAATAAATGGAACTTGTAAGTCGTACGCCTTTTCAACCGCACGGGCGATTTTTTCTCCTACCACAGAGCCCATGCTCCCCATTCGAAAACGAGAATCCATTACTGCAACAACAACAAGCATGTCATCAATTGTTCCTTCACCAGTTACAACCGCTTCGTTTAATTCAGTCTTCTTACGATCGCTCTCTAGTTTCTCTTCATAACCTGGAAACTCGAGTGGATTTAATGAAACCATTTCTTTGTCATACTCACGGAATGACCCTTCGTCCAATATACTATCAAGACGTTCCCATGCATTCATAGGATGATGATATCCACAATTCACACATACTTTTAAATTTTTTAGAAGTTCTTTCGTATACATGATTTTTTTACATTCCGGACATTTTGTCATAACGCCATCTGGTACATCTTTTCGTACTTGTTCTGAAGGTATTGCAGCGTACTTTTTCTTTTTCACGAATAAATCTCTTAGCACAATTTGACCCCCTTCGTTGAGAGCTAAGGTTAGCGTAAGAAGAAAATGGGGCTAACACCAAAGTTTGATGTTAGCCTTATCTTCTCAATCTGTCTAATAACCTCACTCTTTACGTTTAACTTTAACCGCTAAGCGGTAGAATGTTTGTCATAACGTGTCATGGTCATTTCGACAAATTTTATACATTACGAGTGAAACTGTATATTCTCTACTAATTCATCGTAAATTTTTAGTGCATCATTTTCTTGTTTTTCTTCCAAAGTAGCATAAAGCTTTCTATACATATCGATAGAATTTCTTGAAACTTTACAAGAAAGAGTTGCTACGTAATCATTTACGATCATCCAAATGCGATATAGTAAATAATTATCGACTTGTTCAATAAGTGTTTTAAAGAACGTTTGATGAAGCGTTGGGATTGAGTTTTCATTTCCTTCAAGTACTTGGTGTAATCTACTTAGTACTTTAGAAAACGTTTCTTTCGGTAAATTACATACAATTCGAATCATATCTTTCTCAAGCAATCGTTTCGTTTGTAATAAATCACGAATTGTTTTCTCATCTTGCAGTAAGAACGGAGCAATTAATTGTACAAGGCCGTTATCATAAAAGTTTCGAATAAATGTCCCTTCACCACGTCTCGTTTCAATCAATCCTACCAGTTCTAAAGCACGCAATGCTTCTCTTACAGAGGAACGTCCTACGTTTAAGCGTGAACTTAACTCACGCTCAGACGGCAAACGATCCCCCGCTACCAATCCATCCTCTTCCATAATGGAACGGATTTTTTTTACAATTTCGAGATATACTTTTGTATTTGATGATGTCAATGGAAATTCCTCGCTTATTCTTTACCAATCAGCGCTAATTGTTTTGTTTTTTCAGCGATCTCATTTGGATCTACTTGACGGCGAGCTACTCCTGTTTCCATTGCTGCTTTTGCAACGTAAGCCGCTACTTGAGGCGCTACACGCGCGTCAAATGGTGCCGGAATGATATAGTCTGCATTCAACTCATCTTCTGCTACAAGCTCAGCAATAGCCTGTACAGCTGCCATCTTCATTTCTTCGTTAATTTGTGTCGCATGTACGTCAAGTGCACCGCGGAAAATACCAGGGAACGCCAGTACATTATTTACTTGGTTCGGGAAGTCAGAACGACCTGTTCCAACAACAGCTGCGCCCGCTGCTTTTGCCAATTCTGGCATAATTTCTGGAACCGGATTCGCCATTGCAAAAATAATCGCATCGTCATTCATTGTACGAACCATCTCTTCTGTTAATGCACCTTCTGCAGATACACCAATGAATACGTCCGCACCATGTACAACATCAGCTAAAGAACCTTCTATACGATTCTTATTTGTATATTTTGCAACTTCATCCTTCACCGGATTCATACCTGTAGGACGACCATCATAGATTGCCCCTTTACGGTCACACATAATAATGTCGCGTACACCATAGCGATATAAAAGTTTAATAATTGCAATACCTGCTGCACCTGCGCCATTTGCGACAACTTTAATGTCAGACATTTTCTTTCCAACTAATTTCAGTGCATTTACAAGACCTGCTACTGTTACGATAGCTGTTCCGTGTTGATCATCATGGAAGATAGGAATATTTGTTTC from Bacillus cereus G9842 includes the following:
- the pfkA gene encoding 6-phosphofructokinase — its product is MKRIGVLTSGGDSPGMNAAIRAVVRKAIFHDIEVYGIYHGYAGLISGHIEKLELGSVGDIIHRGGTKLYTARCPEFKDPEVRLKGIEQLKKHGIEGLVVIGGDGSYQGAKKLTEQGFPCVGVPGTIDNDIPGTDFTIGFDTALNTVIDAIDKIRDTATSHERTYVIEVMGRHAGDIALWAGLADGAETILIPEEEYDMDDVIARLKRGSERGKKHSIIVVAEGVGSAIDIGKHIEEATNFDTRVTVLGHVQRGGSPSAQDRVLASRLGARAVELLIAGKGGRCVGIQDNKLVDHDIIEALAQKHTIDKDMYQLSKELSI
- the pyk gene encoding pyruvate kinase, which codes for MRKTKIVCTIGPASESIEKLEQLIEAGMNVARLNFSHGSHEEHGARIKNIREASKKTGKTVGILLDTKGPEIRTHDFVDGQAELVTGAEVVLSTEQVLGTAEKFSVSYAGLYDDVDPGSRILIDDGLIELEVIEKADGNIRTKVLNSGTVKNKKGVNVPNVSIKLPGITEKDVKDIIFGIEQKVDFIAASFVRKASDVLEIRELLEEHGAQYIQIVPKIENQEGIDNIDSILEVSDGLMVARGDMGVEIPPEEVPLVQKRLIKKCNVLGKPVITATQMLDSMQRNPRPTRAEASDVANAIFDGTDAIMLSGETAAGQYPVEAVTMMANIAVRVEKSLQYEDMFKKRIKEFTPTITDAISQSVAHTALALDVAAIVAPTESGHTAKMISKYRPKSPIVAVTSDEQVGRRLALVWGVQAFMAEKRAASTDEMLDTAIQTGMDAGLIGLGDTVVITAGVPVAETGTTNLMKIHVVGEEVAKGQGIGRKAAKGKVVVAKTAAEAVANVNEGDILVTTSTDKDMIPAIEKAAALVVEEGGLTSHAAVVGVSIGIPVIVGVNGVTATLKNGQEVTVDAARGIVYNGHAEVL
- a CDS encoding FxsA family protein, which produces MKWLLFLFILIPAIEITVLIGSSHVIGLWSTFAMIVFTGVVGVYLAKRQGFKVLGEIQSKLNRGEMPGETVLDGIFVFVGGILLVLPGYVTDVLGFICVIPITRALLKPLVMKWMEWKFRKNSTIIIQK
- a CDS encoding NAD(P)-dependent malic enzyme; protein product: MHKVHQGKLETVSKVKVENAKDLSLAYSPGVAEPCKEIYDDKSKVYEYTMKGNMVAVVTDGTAVLGLGNIGPEASLPVMEGKAVLFKSFAGVDAFPIALNTNDVDKIVETVKLMEPTFGGVNLEDIAAPNCFIIEERLKKETNIPIFHDDQHGTAIVTVAGLVNALKLVGKKMSDIKVVANGAGAAGIAIIKLLYRYGVRDIIMCDRKGAIYDGRPTGMNPVKDEVAKYTNKNRIEGSLADVVHGADVFIGVSAEGALTEEMVRTMNDDAIIFAMANPVPEIMPELAKAAGAAVVGTGRSDFPNQVNNVLAFPGIFRGALDVHATQINEEMKMAAVQAIAELVAEDELNADYIIPAPFDARVAPQVAAYVAKAAMETGVARRQVDPNEIAEKTKQLALIGKE
- the accA gene encoding acetyl-CoA carboxylase carboxyl transferase subunit alpha is translated as MAELEFEKPVVELRNKIRELKDYTKNSQMDFSEEIRILEDKLENLEEDIYGNLKVWDRVQIARHAERPTTLDYIEHLFTDFFECHGDRLFGDDAAIVGGIAKYKGMPVTVIGHQRGKDTKENIRRNFGMPHPEGYRKALRLMKQAEKFNRPIICFIDTKGAYPGKAAEERGQSEAIARNLFEMAGLTVPVICIVIGEGGSGGALGLGVGDYIHMLENSTYSVITPEGAAAILWKDAGKAKEAAEAMKITAADLKELGVIDEIIPEAKGGAHRNLSKQSENIDLMIRKTFEQLNGISKDELIEKRYEKYMKIGQVSFSNASIGIK
- the accD gene encoding acetyl-CoA carboxylase, carboxyltransferase subunit beta, yielding MLRDLFVKKKKYAAIPSEQVRKDVPDGVMTKCPECKKIMYTKELLKNLKVCVNCGYHHPMNAWERLDSILDEGSFREYDKEMVSLNPLEFPGYEEKLESDRKKTELNEAVVTGEGTIDDMLVVVAVMDSRFRMGSMGSVVGEKIARAVEKAYDLQVPFIIFTASGGARMQEGILSLMQMAKTSVALKKHSNAGGLFISVMTHPTTGGVSASFASLGDYNLAEPGALIGFAGRRVIEQTVREKLPEDFQTAEFLLDHGQLDAVVHRDDMRESLRKILEVHQGGGMAVWQS
- a CDS encoding FadR/GntR family transcriptional regulator, which gives rise to MTSSNTKVYLEIVKKIRSIMEEDGLVAGDRLPSERELSSRLNVGRSSVREALRALELVGLIETRRGEGTFIRNFYDNGLVQLIAPFLLQDEKTIRDLLQTKRLLEKDMIRIVCNLPKETFSKVLSRLHQVLEGNENSIPTLHQTFFKTLIEQVDNYLLYRIWMIVNDYVATLSCKVSRNSIDMYRKLYATLEEKQENDALKIYDELVENIQFHS